The proteins below are encoded in one region of Streptomyces ficellus:
- a CDS encoding N-6 DNA methylase yields the protein MPDNAAEVTAAGIARLAGVGRAAVSNWRRRHADFPKPVGGTETSPSFALADVERWLRAQGKLAEVPLRERVWQHVAGHPAGAVTALLHAGCALLLVRDRPSGWLELSAVSDERLAELLPAALDEVLTLRLGTDRTVPTPRPAELAPSVPLLRSATELAAGAGARQAFEFLLGRHLDANPRQYTLTPPGPASLMAELAAPAATVPAATVLDPACGTGALLRAVPGPAALYAQETDRDLAALTALRLALQSGAEVRARAGDALRADAFGQLAADAVLCHPPFNERNWGHEELAYDPRWEYGFPARTESELAWVQHALARLRPGGTAVLLMPPAAASRRSGRRIRADLLRRGALRAVVALPAGAAPPYGVPLHLWVLRKPVAGAPASPELLLVDTSEHTDAGRDKLDWPAVHTAVLDAWTPFDKHGTVTERPGAHRSVPVIELLDDDVDLAPARHLPPPAAAGGAEELAGVRDRLTAVLRRTGELTPPPARTSPHPGPARLPGVTVGELARTGALELLTGSGTATGPVAVLTEQDVLAGRPPSGTLPEGGGDEPVLVRAGDVVVPVLGGGSIARVADAATEGAALGRNLQLLRPDPAALDPWFLAGFLRGTANNRQASSYASTATRLDVRRLQLPRLPLAEQQRYGERFRALAEFEEALRLAGRLGERLVRGMYDGLTDGTVEA from the coding sequence GTGCCGGACAACGCAGCAGAGGTGACCGCGGCCGGGATCGCCCGGCTCGCCGGAGTGGGGCGTGCCGCGGTCAGCAACTGGCGGCGCAGGCACGCCGACTTCCCCAAGCCCGTCGGGGGCACCGAGACCAGTCCGTCCTTCGCCCTCGCCGACGTCGAGCGGTGGCTGCGCGCCCAGGGCAAGCTCGCCGAGGTTCCGCTGCGCGAACGCGTCTGGCAGCACGTCGCCGGACACCCCGCCGGAGCCGTCACCGCCCTCCTCCACGCGGGCTGCGCCCTCCTCCTCGTACGGGACCGGCCCAGCGGCTGGCTGGAGCTGAGCGCGGTCTCCGACGAGCGCCTGGCCGAACTGCTGCCCGCCGCGCTGGACGAGGTCCTGACGCTGCGCCTCGGCACCGACCGGACCGTCCCCACCCCCCGCCCGGCCGAACTCGCCCCCTCCGTCCCCCTGCTGCGGTCCGCCACCGAGCTCGCCGCCGGGGCGGGCGCCCGCCAGGCCTTCGAGTTCCTCCTCGGCCGCCACCTGGACGCCAACCCCCGCCAGTACACGCTGACCCCGCCCGGCCCCGCCTCCCTCATGGCCGAACTCGCCGCGCCCGCCGCCACCGTCCCCGCCGCCACCGTCCTCGACCCCGCGTGCGGGACCGGCGCCCTGCTGCGCGCCGTCCCCGGCCCGGCCGCCCTGTACGCCCAGGAGACCGACCGCGACCTGGCCGCGCTCACCGCCCTGCGGCTGGCCCTCCAGTCCGGCGCCGAGGTGCGCGCCCGGGCCGGCGACGCGCTGCGCGCCGACGCGTTCGGGCAGCTGGCCGCCGACGCGGTGCTCTGCCACCCGCCCTTCAACGAACGCAACTGGGGCCACGAGGAGCTGGCCTACGACCCGCGCTGGGAGTACGGCTTCCCCGCCCGCACCGAGTCCGAACTGGCCTGGGTCCAGCACGCCCTGGCCAGGCTGCGCCCCGGGGGCACCGCCGTCCTGCTGATGCCGCCCGCGGCCGCCTCCCGCCGCTCCGGCCGCCGCATCCGGGCCGACCTGCTGCGCCGCGGCGCGCTGCGGGCGGTCGTCGCCCTCCCGGCGGGGGCGGCGCCCCCGTACGGCGTCCCGCTCCACCTGTGGGTGCTGCGCAAGCCCGTCGCGGGCGCCCCCGCCTCACCGGAACTGCTGCTCGTCGACACCTCCGAGCACACCGACGCGGGCCGCGACAAGCTCGACTGGCCGGCCGTCCACACCGCCGTGCTCGACGCGTGGACGCCCTTCGACAAACACGGCACGGTCACCGAACGGCCCGGCGCCCACCGGTCCGTCCCCGTCATCGAACTCCTCGACGACGACGTCGACCTCGCCCCCGCCCGCCACCTGCCGCCCCCGGCCGCCGCCGGCGGAGCCGAGGAACTGGCCGGAGTGCGCGACCGGCTGACCGCCGTACTGCGCCGCACCGGCGAGCTCACCCCGCCGCCCGCCCGCACCTCCCCGCACCCCGGACCCGCCCGCCTGCCCGGCGTCACGGTCGGCGAACTCGCCCGCACCGGCGCCCTGGAGCTGCTCACGGGCTCCGGCACCGCCACCGGCCCGGTCGCCGTCCTCACCGAACAGGACGTCCTGGCCGGCCGGCCCCCCTCCGGCACCCTCCCCGAGGGCGGCGGCGACGAGCCGGTGCTCGTCCGCGCCGGTGACGTCGTCGTACCGGTCCTCGGCGGCGGCTCGATCGCCCGGGTCGCCGACGCCGCCACCGAGGGCGCCGCCCTGGGCCGCAACCTCCAGCTGCTGCGCCCCGACCCGGCCGCCCTCGACCCCTGGTTCCTGGCCGGCTTCCTGCGCGGCACCGCCAACAACCGCCAGGCCAGCAGCTACGCGTCCACCGCGACCCGCCTGGACGTCCGGCGCCTCCAGCTGCCCCGCCTCCCGCTCGCCGAACAGCAGCGCTACGGCGAGCGGTTCCGGGCGCTCGCCGAGTTCGAGGAGGCGCTGCGCCTCGCGGGGCGGCTGGGCGAGCGGCTGGTGCGGGGCATGTACGACGGGCTGACGGACGGCACGGTCGAGGCCTGA
- a CDS encoding GtrA family protein, with product MTVRGQIVRFALVGVVNTATYYCFYLLFLAVGLPYVAAHVVAFLLSMTGSFFLNCRFTYRTRPTWRKFLLFPLTNAANFVITTSGVWLLVDVAGFSSRWAPLVAAAAAIPITFVVSRTIMLRPETPRTRDSLIEAVASK from the coding sequence ATGACCGTCCGCGGCCAGATCGTCAGGTTCGCGCTGGTGGGCGTGGTGAACACCGCCACGTACTACTGCTTCTACCTGCTGTTCCTGGCCGTGGGCCTGCCCTATGTGGCCGCCCACGTCGTCGCCTTCCTGCTCTCCATGACCGGGTCGTTCTTCCTGAACTGCCGTTTCACCTACCGGACCCGCCCCACCTGGCGGAAGTTCCTGCTGTTCCCGCTGACCAACGCCGCCAACTTCGTGATCACCACGAGCGGCGTGTGGCTCCTGGTGGACGTGGCCGGCTTCTCCAGCCGCTGGGCCCCACTGGTGGCCGCCGCGGCGGCCATCCCGATCACGTTCGTCGTCTCGCGGACGATCATGCTCCGGCCCGAGACTCCCCGGACCCGTGACTCGTTGATCGAAGCAGTCGCCTCGAAGTAG
- a CDS encoding serine/threonine-protein kinase, protein MNGRVIAGRYELSTVIGQGGMGQVWTAYDGRLDRRVAVKLLRPDRMAAATAAEEMRRRFVRECRVTAQVSHPGLVTVHDAGSDGDDLFLVMQYVEGADLADHLAEHDPYPWQWAVSVAAQLCAVLAAVHAVPIVHRDLKPRNVMVKPDGTVTVLDLGVASVIDTDTTRLTHTGSPIGSPAYMAPEQAMGGAVGPYTDLYALGALLHELLSGQVPFAGSTALGVLHRHLYEPPLPVRQLRPEIPDALEALVLRLLAKDPQARPSGAQEVYEALVPLLPARGATTGPLDPTRPFVRPHAPWPDRVTTPAPVPPPPTAPPPVSRPDVAAAVEEVKRLLGEGSITQAVDLLGSILPAAAAEHGEHSPVVRILRKQYATTLMDDGQYRRALPELRRLADDREAEAGPADPQALQFRYDAALCLEQLGETAAALAEYRAVLPYYAGSQSAGTDQGGRAFDIRHRIGHLLLAMGDHTAAHQQLQNLLYDTERVYGPYHPLPAELRRALDRQQRMRGL, encoded by the coding sequence GTGAACGGACGGGTCATCGCCGGGCGGTACGAACTGTCCACCGTCATCGGCCAGGGCGGCATGGGGCAGGTCTGGACCGCCTACGACGGGCGGCTCGACCGCCGGGTCGCCGTCAAGCTGCTGCGCCCCGACCGCATGGCCGCCGCCACCGCCGCGGAGGAGATGCGCCGCCGGTTCGTCCGCGAGTGCCGCGTCACCGCCCAGGTCTCCCACCCCGGCCTGGTCACCGTGCACGACGCGGGCAGTGACGGCGACGACCTGTTCCTGGTCATGCAGTACGTGGAGGGCGCCGACCTCGCCGACCACCTCGCCGAGCACGACCCCTACCCGTGGCAGTGGGCGGTGTCCGTCGCCGCCCAGCTGTGCGCCGTGCTCGCCGCCGTCCACGCGGTGCCGATCGTCCACCGCGACCTCAAGCCGCGGAACGTCATGGTGAAGCCCGACGGCACGGTCACCGTCCTCGACCTGGGCGTCGCGTCCGTCATCGACACCGACACCACCCGCCTCACGCACACCGGCTCGCCCATCGGCAGCCCCGCCTACATGGCGCCCGAGCAGGCCATGGGCGGCGCCGTCGGCCCGTACACCGACCTGTACGCGCTCGGCGCGCTGCTCCACGAACTCCTCAGCGGCCAGGTGCCCTTCGCCGGCTCGACCGCCCTCGGCGTCCTGCACCGGCACCTGTACGAGCCGCCGCTGCCCGTGCGCCAGCTGCGCCCGGAGATCCCCGACGCGCTCGAAGCCCTGGTCCTGCGGCTGCTCGCCAAGGACCCGCAGGCCCGCCCGTCCGGCGCGCAGGAGGTCTACGAGGCCCTCGTCCCGCTGCTGCCCGCCCGCGGTGCGACCACCGGGCCGCTCGACCCGACCCGGCCCTTCGTCCGCCCGCACGCCCCGTGGCCCGACCGGGTCACCACGCCCGCGCCCGTACCGCCGCCGCCCACCGCGCCGCCCCCGGTGTCCCGGCCCGACGTGGCCGCCGCCGTCGAGGAGGTGAAACGGCTGCTCGGCGAGGGCAGCATCACCCAGGCCGTCGACCTCCTCGGCTCGATCCTCCCGGCGGCCGCCGCCGAGCACGGCGAACACTCCCCGGTGGTCCGGATCCTGCGCAAGCAGTACGCGACGACGCTGATGGACGACGGCCAGTACCGGCGCGCCCTGCCCGAGCTGCGGCGCCTCGCCGACGACCGCGAGGCCGAGGCAGGACCGGCCGACCCGCAGGCGCTGCAGTTCCGGTACGACGCCGCGCTGTGCCTGGAGCAGCTCGGCGAGACGGCCGCCGCGCTCGCCGAGTACCGCGCGGTGCTCCCGTACTACGCCGGCAGCCAGTCCGCCGGCACCGACCAGGGCGGCCGAGCCTTCGACATCCGGCACCGCATCGGGCACCTGCTGCTCGCCATGGGCGACCACACGGCGGCCCACCAGCAGCTCCAGAACCTGCTGTACGACACGGAGCGGGTGTACGGGCCGTACCACCCGCTCCCGGCCGAGCTGCGCCGCGCGCTGGACCGCCAGCAGCGCATGCGCGGGCTATGA
- a CDS encoding class I SAM-dependent methyltransferase — translation MPSLLSNRLAKRVLRPAFALVEQRMERATSAFQTDLDALHHAVADLRRQSYGLGLLLDRAGRDGHRMPTATQVDVLVREVRAVTGGDGERTRHDVTVAYRHLVALEALGAGGLPGTVSDVCGRLAAVPLLAPPNGDVLEIGTLHGLFGAGLQRMLRRGGVEARLTVVDPLDGPPAREDVVRGNLALGGGAGAADAVRIARGGFGDAAVRERIADRRYGVLVVNGDHDLAAVRDLAAPGAVVVLGPDAGPRPPGLTGLGRIADSVYCRAATAS, via the coding sequence ATGCCCTCTCTTCTGAGCAACCGGCTGGCGAAGCGGGTCCTGCGCCCGGCCTTCGCCCTGGTCGAGCAGCGCATGGAGCGTGCCACCTCCGCGTTCCAGACCGACCTCGACGCCCTGCACCACGCGGTCGCCGACCTGCGCCGCCAGAGCTACGGCCTCGGGCTGCTGCTCGACCGGGCCGGTCGCGACGGGCACCGGATGCCCACCGCGACCCAGGTCGACGTTCTCGTCCGGGAGGTGCGCGCCGTCACCGGCGGCGACGGCGAGCGGACCCGGCACGACGTGACCGTCGCCTACCGCCACCTCGTGGCGCTGGAGGCGCTCGGGGCGGGCGGCCTGCCCGGCACGGTCTCCGACGTGTGCGGCCGGCTGGCGGCCGTCCCGCTGCTCGCCCCGCCCAACGGCGACGTCCTGGAGATCGGCACCCTGCACGGGCTGTTCGGCGCCGGGCTGCAACGGATGCTGCGGCGCGGCGGTGTCGAGGCGCGGCTGACGGTCGTCGACCCGCTGGACGGCCCGCCCGCCCGGGAGGACGTGGTGCGCGGCAACCTGGCGCTGGGCGGCGGGGCGGGGGCGGCGGACGCGGTGCGCATCGCGCGGGGCGGCTTCGGCGACGCGGCCGTGCGGGAGCGGATCGCCGACCGCCGCTACGGCGTGCTCGTGGTGAACGGCGACCACGACCTGGCGGCCGTGCGCGACCTGGCGGCGCCCGGGGCGGTCGTCGTCCTCGGCCCGGACGCCGGCCCCCGCCCGCCGGGCCTCACCGGCCTGGGCCGGATCGCCGACTCGGTCTACTGCCGGGCGGCCACGGCCTCATAG